In the genome of Populus trichocarpa isolate Nisqually-1 chromosome 6, P.trichocarpa_v4.1, whole genome shotgun sequence, one region contains:
- the LOC7485455 gene encoding uncharacterized protein LOC7485455 isoform X1 produces MPITTKLSIKFSNYLESCSTFRSFSLKNCNLRSNSGCSFVFVAGEVSGIMITISKWKCSWSLMATIASIVALVSVVHLFLFPVVPSFDPFSVWQVQDSCGPNNESVDGRTGHDPGNLQPVLDLEHKFPADLHRAVFYRNAPWKAEIGRWLSGCDAVTKEVSVVETISGRSCKNDCSGQGVCNYELGQCRCFHGFSGEGCSERLHLECNYPKSPELPYGRWVVSICSAHCDPTRAMCFCGEGTKYPNRPAAETCGFQLSLPSELGAPRQVDWAKPDLDIYTTNKSKLGWCNVDPAEGYANKVKFKEECDCKYDCLSGRFCEVPVQCSCINQCSGHGHCRGGFCQCANGWYGTDCSIPSVTSSVREWPRWLRPAQLDVPDNAHLTGKLVDLNAVVKKKRPLIYIYDLPPKFNSLLLEGRHFKFECVNRLYNDNNATIWTDQLYGAQMALYESILASPYRTLNGEEADFFFVPVLDSCIITRADDAPHLSMEQHLGLRSSLTLEFYRKAYDHIVEHYPFWNRSSGRDHIWSFSWDEGACYAPKEIWNSMMVVHWGNTNSKHNHSTTAYWADNWDKISSDRRGKHPCFDPDKDLVLPAWKRPDVNALSTKLWARPLEKRKTLFYFNGNLGPAYLNGRPEALYSMGIRQKLAEEFGSTPNKDGNLGKQHAENVIVSPLRSESYHEDLASSVFCGVMPGDGWSGRMEDSILQGCIPVVIQDGIYLPYENVLNYESFAVRILEDEIPNLIKILQGFNETEIENKLTSVQKIGQRFLYRDSMLLEAERQKTAFGYVEDWAVEFLRLTEDDVVATFVQVLHYKLHNDPWRRQLGSQKKDFGLPQECLMRTS; encoded by the exons ATGCCGATCACAACCAAATTATCTATTAAATTCTCTAATTACTTGGAATCTTGCTCAACATTCCG GTCATTTTCCCTAAAAAACTGCAATCTCCGATCCAATTCAGG GTGTAGTTTTGTGTTTGTTGCTGGAGAGGTGTCAGGGATAATGATTACAATTTCGAAATGGAAATGTTCATGGTCTTTGATGGCTACAATTGCATCTATAGTGGCATTAGTTTCGGTAGTTCATCTATTCTTGTTTCCCGTGGTGCCTTCTTTTGATCCCTTCAGTGTTTGGCAAGTTCAGGATTCTTGTGGCCCAAATAATGAATCAGTGGATGGAAGGACTGGTCATGACCCGGGAAATTTACAGCCAGTTTTAGATTTAGAGCACAAGTTTCCAGCTGACTTGCACCGGGCAGTGTTTTATCGTAATGCACCATGGAAGGCTGAGATTGGACGATGGCTTTCTGGCTGTGATGCAGTTACTAAGGAAGTCAGTGTTGTTGAG ACAATAAGTGGCAGGAGCTGCAAAAATGACTGTAGTGGTCAAGGAGTTTGTAACTATGAACTTGGTCAATGTCGGTGTTTTCATGGATTTAGTG GGGAAGGATGCTCTGAGAGACTACACTTGGAATGTAACTACCCTAAATCACCAGAGCTACCATATGGGCGATGGGTTGTCTCCATTTGCTCTGCTCATTGTGACCCAACGAGAGCAATGTGCTTTTGTGGAGAAGGTACAAAATATCCAAATCGTCCTGCAGCAGAGACTTGTGGGTTTCAACTGAG CTTACCTTCTGAACTTGGTGCCCCGAGACAAGTTGATTGGGCAAAACCTGACCTGGACATATACACAACAAACAAAAGCAAACTAGGATGGTGTAATGTGGACCCAGCTGAAGGGTATGCCAACAAGGTGAAATTCAAAGAGGAATGCGACTGCAAATATGATTGTTTGTCAGGGCGGTTCTGTGAAGTGCCTGTGCAATGCTCTTGTATTAACCAATGCTCTGGACATGGGCATTGCCGTGGTGGTTTTTGTCAG TGTGCCAATGGTTGGTATGGAACAGACTGCAGTATCCCATCTGTTACATCATCTGTAAGAGAGTGGCCTCGGTGGCTTCGACCTGCTCAGCTTGATGTTCCTGACAATGCACATCTCACTGGGAAACTTGTTGATCTCAATGCAGTGGTCAAGAAGAAAAGGCcccttatatatatttatgatttacCCCCAAAGTTCAACAGTTTACTTCTTGAG GGGCGGCATTTTAAGTTCGAATGTGTAAACAGGCTGTATAATGATAACAATGCAACAATTTGGACGGATCAGTTGTATGGTGCCCAG ATGGCACTCTATGAAAGTATTTTAGCTAGCCCATATCGAACATTAAATGGTGAAGAAGCTGACTTTTTCTTTGTACCTGTTCTTGATTCTTGCATCATTACACGTGCTGACGATGCACCTCACCTGAGTATGGAG CAACATTTGGGTTTGAGGAGCTCTCTCACTCTAGAATTTTATAGGAAGGCATACGATCACATTGTTGAGCATTATCCATTCTGGAACCGCTCATCAGGAAGAGACCATATATGG TCTTTTTCATGGGATGAAGGTGCTTGCTATGCCCCTAAGGAGATATGGAATAGCATGATGGTGGTTCACTGGGGTAATACAAATTCAAAGCATAACCATTCCACAACAGCCTATTGGGCTGACAACTGGGATAAAATTTCTTCTGATAGAAGAGGCAAGCATCCTTGCTTTGATCCTGATAAAGATCTTGTGCTTCCTGCCTGGAAGCGACCTGATGTCAATGCTCTGAGCACCAAACTGTGGGCTAG GCCTCTTGAAAAGCGGAAGACATTATTCTATTTCAATGGAAATCTTGGACCAGCATACCTGAATGGAAGACCAGAAGCTTT GTATAGCATGGGTATCAGACAGAAACTTGCAGAGGAGTTTGGATCAACCCCTAACAAGGATGGTAATCTTGGGAAACAACATGCTGAAAATGTGATTGTGAGCCCATTGCGCTCTGAAAGCTACCATGAGGATTTAGCCAGTTCTGTTTTCTGTGGAGTAATGCCTGGAGATGGTTGGAGTGGTCGTATGGAAGATAGCATTTTGCAAGGGTGCATTCCAGTTGTCATTCAG GATGGGATATACCTGCCATATGAAAATGTGCTCAACTATGAAAGCTTTGCTGTCAGAATTCTGGAAGACGAGATTCCAAATTTGATAAAGATCCTTCAg GGATTCAATGAGACAGAAATAGAAAACAAGTTGACCAGCGTCCAGAAAATCGGGCAGAGATTCTTGTATCGTGATTCTATGTTGCTTGAAGCTGAGAGACAAAAAACTGCTTTTGGCTACGTGGAGGATTGGGCAGTTGAATTCTTACGATTGACAGAAGATGATGTCGTTGCCACCTTTGTACAG GTTCTACACTATAAGTTGCACAATGACCCTTGGAGGCGGCAGCTTGGTTCTCAGAAGAAAGATTTTGGCTTGCCACAAGAATGTTTAATGAGAACATCCTGA
- the LOC7485455 gene encoding uncharacterized protein LOC7485455 isoform X2: MITISKWKCSWSLMATIASIVALVSVVHLFLFPVVPSFDPFSVWQVQDSCGPNNESVDGRTGHDPGNLQPVLDLEHKFPADLHRAVFYRNAPWKAEIGRWLSGCDAVTKEVSVVETISGRSCKNDCSGQGVCNYELGQCRCFHGFSGEGCSERLHLECNYPKSPELPYGRWVVSICSAHCDPTRAMCFCGEGTKYPNRPAAETCGFQLSLPSELGAPRQVDWAKPDLDIYTTNKSKLGWCNVDPAEGYANKVKFKEECDCKYDCLSGRFCEVPVQCSCINQCSGHGHCRGGFCQCANGWYGTDCSIPSVTSSVREWPRWLRPAQLDVPDNAHLTGKLVDLNAVVKKKRPLIYIYDLPPKFNSLLLEGRHFKFECVNRLYNDNNATIWTDQLYGAQMALYESILASPYRTLNGEEADFFFVPVLDSCIITRADDAPHLSMEQHLGLRSSLTLEFYRKAYDHIVEHYPFWNRSSGRDHIWSFSWDEGACYAPKEIWNSMMVVHWGNTNSKHNHSTTAYWADNWDKISSDRRGKHPCFDPDKDLVLPAWKRPDVNALSTKLWARPLEKRKTLFYFNGNLGPAYLNGRPEALYSMGIRQKLAEEFGSTPNKDGNLGKQHAENVIVSPLRSESYHEDLASSVFCGVMPGDGWSGRMEDSILQGCIPVVIQDGIYLPYENVLNYESFAVRILEDEIPNLIKILQGFNETEIENKLTSVQKIGQRFLYRDSMLLEAERQKTAFGYVEDWAVEFLRLTEDDVVATFVQVLHYKLHNDPWRRQLGSQKKDFGLPQECLMRTS, translated from the exons ATGATTACAATTTCGAAATGGAAATGTTCATGGTCTTTGATGGCTACAATTGCATCTATAGTGGCATTAGTTTCGGTAGTTCATCTATTCTTGTTTCCCGTGGTGCCTTCTTTTGATCCCTTCAGTGTTTGGCAAGTTCAGGATTCTTGTGGCCCAAATAATGAATCAGTGGATGGAAGGACTGGTCATGACCCGGGAAATTTACAGCCAGTTTTAGATTTAGAGCACAAGTTTCCAGCTGACTTGCACCGGGCAGTGTTTTATCGTAATGCACCATGGAAGGCTGAGATTGGACGATGGCTTTCTGGCTGTGATGCAGTTACTAAGGAAGTCAGTGTTGTTGAG ACAATAAGTGGCAGGAGCTGCAAAAATGACTGTAGTGGTCAAGGAGTTTGTAACTATGAACTTGGTCAATGTCGGTGTTTTCATGGATTTAGTG GGGAAGGATGCTCTGAGAGACTACACTTGGAATGTAACTACCCTAAATCACCAGAGCTACCATATGGGCGATGGGTTGTCTCCATTTGCTCTGCTCATTGTGACCCAACGAGAGCAATGTGCTTTTGTGGAGAAGGTACAAAATATCCAAATCGTCCTGCAGCAGAGACTTGTGGGTTTCAACTGAG CTTACCTTCTGAACTTGGTGCCCCGAGACAAGTTGATTGGGCAAAACCTGACCTGGACATATACACAACAAACAAAAGCAAACTAGGATGGTGTAATGTGGACCCAGCTGAAGGGTATGCCAACAAGGTGAAATTCAAAGAGGAATGCGACTGCAAATATGATTGTTTGTCAGGGCGGTTCTGTGAAGTGCCTGTGCAATGCTCTTGTATTAACCAATGCTCTGGACATGGGCATTGCCGTGGTGGTTTTTGTCAG TGTGCCAATGGTTGGTATGGAACAGACTGCAGTATCCCATCTGTTACATCATCTGTAAGAGAGTGGCCTCGGTGGCTTCGACCTGCTCAGCTTGATGTTCCTGACAATGCACATCTCACTGGGAAACTTGTTGATCTCAATGCAGTGGTCAAGAAGAAAAGGCcccttatatatatttatgatttacCCCCAAAGTTCAACAGTTTACTTCTTGAG GGGCGGCATTTTAAGTTCGAATGTGTAAACAGGCTGTATAATGATAACAATGCAACAATTTGGACGGATCAGTTGTATGGTGCCCAG ATGGCACTCTATGAAAGTATTTTAGCTAGCCCATATCGAACATTAAATGGTGAAGAAGCTGACTTTTTCTTTGTACCTGTTCTTGATTCTTGCATCATTACACGTGCTGACGATGCACCTCACCTGAGTATGGAG CAACATTTGGGTTTGAGGAGCTCTCTCACTCTAGAATTTTATAGGAAGGCATACGATCACATTGTTGAGCATTATCCATTCTGGAACCGCTCATCAGGAAGAGACCATATATGG TCTTTTTCATGGGATGAAGGTGCTTGCTATGCCCCTAAGGAGATATGGAATAGCATGATGGTGGTTCACTGGGGTAATACAAATTCAAAGCATAACCATTCCACAACAGCCTATTGGGCTGACAACTGGGATAAAATTTCTTCTGATAGAAGAGGCAAGCATCCTTGCTTTGATCCTGATAAAGATCTTGTGCTTCCTGCCTGGAAGCGACCTGATGTCAATGCTCTGAGCACCAAACTGTGGGCTAG GCCTCTTGAAAAGCGGAAGACATTATTCTATTTCAATGGAAATCTTGGACCAGCATACCTGAATGGAAGACCAGAAGCTTT GTATAGCATGGGTATCAGACAGAAACTTGCAGAGGAGTTTGGATCAACCCCTAACAAGGATGGTAATCTTGGGAAACAACATGCTGAAAATGTGATTGTGAGCCCATTGCGCTCTGAAAGCTACCATGAGGATTTAGCCAGTTCTGTTTTCTGTGGAGTAATGCCTGGAGATGGTTGGAGTGGTCGTATGGAAGATAGCATTTTGCAAGGGTGCATTCCAGTTGTCATTCAG GATGGGATATACCTGCCATATGAAAATGTGCTCAACTATGAAAGCTTTGCTGTCAGAATTCTGGAAGACGAGATTCCAAATTTGATAAAGATCCTTCAg GGATTCAATGAGACAGAAATAGAAAACAAGTTGACCAGCGTCCAGAAAATCGGGCAGAGATTCTTGTATCGTGATTCTATGTTGCTTGAAGCTGAGAGACAAAAAACTGCTTTTGGCTACGTGGAGGATTGGGCAGTTGAATTCTTACGATTGACAGAAGATGATGTCGTTGCCACCTTTGTACAG GTTCTACACTATAAGTTGCACAATGACCCTTGGAGGCGGCAGCTTGGTTCTCAGAAGAAAGATTTTGGCTTGCCACAAGAATGTTTAATGAGAACATCCTGA